CGACAAGGAAGAGCGGGGCGGAAGCTGCCTGGCCGTGGAAGACATCCTGGGCGTGGGGCCCGGCATGCAGGTTCGGGCCAACGGCTGCGCCACCGACTTTTTTTATCCCGGCGCCTTTGACCGGGAGGACGAAGCCGCGGACGCGGTTTTTTACGATCAGCCCCGGATGGTCAACCATATCGACTCCCAGGCCATGGAGGTGGTTTCCAATCTGTACGGCCGCATTTTGAAAGACGGCATGGACGTTTTGGACCTCATGGCAAGCTGGAATTCCCATATTCCGGCCGACCTCAATTTGAAGAGCGTCCACGGCCTGGGCATGAACCAGGAGGAGCTGGAAAGCAACCGCCGCCTGAACGGATTCACGGTCCAGGACCTGAACGAGAACCCGAAACTGCCTTTTGACGATAACTCCTTTGACGCCATCATATGCACGGTCAGTGTGGAGTACCTGACCAAGCCGGTGGAGGTGTTCAAGGAAGCCGCCCGGGTGCTCAGGCCCGGAGGCGTTTTCGCCCTGACCTTTTCCAACCGGTGGTTTCCGCCCAAGGCGATCGACGTGTGGAAGGAAGCCCACGACTTTGAACGCATGGGCCTGGTGCTGGAATATTTCCTCCAATCCGGGGCGTTCAAGGATTTGCAGACCTATTCCATGCAAGGCCTGCCCCGGCCTGACGACGACAAATACGCGGATCAGCTTTATTGCTCCGATCCCGTTTACGGCGTT
The Desulfatibacillum aliphaticivorans DSM 15576 DNA segment above includes these coding regions:
- a CDS encoding methyltransferase domain-containing protein; the protein is MTQLRSESTASVEFQVKWNSEHAAHEENFYVDRVHFWRDILPDKLKKALLENPPGEWASAELRPGEGVEALSSAQLKELKPAQVNEKALGRPVHGGRFYPRGILKDVGGVFPQNRAPFRIKSIDESKLTADFNHPLAGKDLSLKARIAGGISDKEERGGSCLAVEDILGVGPGMQVRANGCATDFFYPGAFDREDEAADAVFYDQPRMVNHIDSQAMEVVSNLYGRILKDGMDVLDLMASWNSHIPADLNLKSVHGLGMNQEELESNRRLNGFTVQDLNENPKLPFDDNSFDAIICTVSVEYLTKPVEVFKEAARVLRPGGVFALTFSNRWFPPKAIDVWKEAHDFERMGLVLEYFLQSGAFKDLQTYSMQGLPRPDDDKYADQLYCSDPVYGVWGHKA